In Cercospora beticola chromosome 3, complete sequence, the following proteins share a genomic window:
- a CDS encoding uncharacterized protein (antiSMASH:Cluster_6) codes for MSADDSKSVHPFFQRTTDKSTNNRVSDEHDKTEDAEYTPDTPTADLATKPKRTNSKRRPKKEDVKGQSKLQTTLDARTNTLVAGVNGLTAQCHSEKPLETVDQNDLRKKRRRTSEHESVEVGVGAADDGPAVVPGSRQPSPQVVIPRSSPPIVAATAPDAGDVLDRSVIAPRTPSPKAQPKKVLRLNANGKFSSPPTSKPKQEEAAAQPVTKRGRPRRAAAANAAKHLVVKIGYGADASSRAATGDRISRVLVGEETIPLTIETSPRTPRKTRSKAAAKNTTPKKRTPAKMDKPAHPFFTLNKANDQPAPAKHDSPRKSTAVTPGKLRMQALADRNYDPRDHLPYVSTLNKDRLMIRHPGASDAPFPLRDQMHVRALATDHVEHDSASDSNTYAKRKQKNARAPITPDDSILGHFNAQLRPEEERALRSDGFHEVHAKLNVPERLMLSGQDIAYRIATQLSVPLANPDIDELALSSSQHQSHPALQRLYDRIPAIMTGFDESRGENASWTQKYAPQTCADVLQPQNEMQILREWLGSLAVQAIGGAAPTTKPASVPFKEKPKKKRKKKSDEMDDFLVDSDEELRKMNEVIDSAPASPLGFRRTQKSVVQTAPTGAKLNNVVFLSGPHGCGKTAAVYGVAKELGFRVFEISSSERRSGKDVLDKVGNMTKNHLVKHHGTEGALSDHLETQESKPMDEAFQKDLESGRQGKMSAFFKPSTKNPPKPKDPEPKKLLQEKTLKAVKEALKQPPKDQQQSLILIEEVDILFKDDKEFWTTILELVGSSKRPFIMTCNDEDLVAWQTVPHHAFLRFRPAPIDLATNYMLLLAAAEGHLLTRGAVSTLYEHHDRDLRRSITELDYWCQMGVGDPKEGLNWIYQRWPPGSDVDHFGRKLRVVSDGTYQKGMGLTPCPDPSAEDALWWAWENFGVEPSRALGWKAYLDNDQRLSMDGLPSSTDRKQNLRKLSFAAATADVLSAADACTSLGLIPGSACVDPTQPHMSEKARGNYILGMPLIQTDEAIDYSNMSKDLLVTMTLSAWKTYEVNPSAVQSSRILNSIPAKRAQAAREQPLKRADFTCFDPISAPEEVSLSNPDLKISVFDGTLRNIVLDLAPYVRSIVQYDFALEEQRQRLSLLDTSGEGGGEGRRTKRARTTRAARSALEGSQRSSTRRDRWFTNDLDGSAVLATAGKDWPRLTYEGGSTGSVAGGDGKESSAASTNEVIDGQEVVISELM; via the exons ATGAGCGCTGACGATAGCAAGAGCGTGCATCCGTTCTTTCAACGAACCACTG ACAAGTCAACGAATAACCGAGTATCAGACGAGCACGACAAGACCGAGGATGCAGAATATACACCCGACACACCAACCGCCGACTTGGCGACGAAGCCAAAGAGAACCAACAGTAAACGGAGaccgaagaaggaggatgtaAAAGGACAGAGCAAGCTTCAGACAACACTGGATGCACGCACAAATACTCTCGTGGCTGGTGTCAATGGGCTCACTGCGCAATGCCACAGCGAAAAACCGCTGGAGACAGTCGATCAGAATGATCTACGCAAGAAGCGACGGCGGACAAGCGAGCATGAATCTGTCGAGGTCGGCGTGGGCGCTGCAGATGATGGGCCAGCTGTGGTGCCAGGGTCACGACAACCTTCGCCCCAAGTCGTGATACCAAGGTCATCACCACCGATAGTCGCAGCTACGGCACCAGACGCCGGCGACGTCTTGGATAGGAGTGTGATCGCACCAAGAACGCCCTCTCCAAAGGCGCAACCTAAGAAAGTGCTTCGACTCAACGCGAATGGCAAATTCAGCTCGCCTCCAACCAGCAAGCcgaagcaagaagaggctGCAGCGCAACCAGTGACTAAACGTGGTAGACCACGAAGGGCAGCAGCCGCTAATGCCGCGAAGCACCTTGTTGTTAAGATCGGCTATGGTGCAGACGCGTCGTCGAGGGCTGCGACCGGAGATAGAATCTCTCGAGTCCTCGTTGGTGAGGAGACCATACCTTTGACGATCGAGACCTCCCCTCGAACTCCCAGGAAGACTCGGTCGAAGGCTGCCGCAAAGAACACGACCCCCAAGAAGCGCACTCCAGCAAAGATGGATAAACCTGCACATCCCTTCTTTACTCTAAATAAAGCGAACGACCAACCTGCACCCGCGAAGCATGACTCTCCTCGCAAGTCAACCGCTGTCACGCCTGGGAAGCTGAGGATGCAAGCCTTGGCTGATCGTAACTACGACCCGCGAGACCATCTACCATATGTGTCTACTTTGAATAAGGACCGGCTCATGATTCGACATCCTGGTGCCAGCGATGCGCCATTTCCTCTCCGTGACCAAATGCATGTGCGAGCTCTCGCCACCGATCACGTAGAGCATGATTCGGCGTCTGATTCGAACACTTACGCCAAACGAAAGCAAAAGAACGCCAGAGCACCAATCACACCAGACGACTCGATCCTCGGCCATTTCAATGCACAGCTCAGGCCAGAGGAAGAGCGAGCCTTACGAAGCGATGGATTCCACGAGGTTCACGCAAAACTCAATGTGCCTGAGCGATTGATGTTGTCTGGGCAAGACATTGCGTACAGAATCGCCACTCAGCTTTCAGTTCCGCTTGCCAATCCAGACATTGACGAATTGGCGTTAAGCTCTTCACAACATCAAAGTCATCCGGCCTTGCAGAGACTTTACGACAGAATTCCCGCTATCATGACTGGGTTCGACGAATCTCGGGGGGAGAATGCATCGTGGACGCAGAAGTACGCCCCACAGACCTGTGCCGATGTGCTGCAGCCTCAAAACGAGATGCAGATATTGAGAGAATGGCTGGGCTCACTCGCTGTGCAAGCCATTGGTGGTGCCGCCCCCACGACGAAGCCAGCATCCGTACCTTTCAAGGAaaagcccaagaagaagcggaagaagaaatccGATGAGATGGACGACTTTCTGGTCGATAGCGACGAAGAGCTTCGCAAAATGAATGAAGTCATCGATTCGGCACCAGCGAGCCCGCTGGGGTTTCGAAGGACACAGAAGAGCGTGGTACAGACAGCGCCTACCGGAGCGAAACTCAACAATGTCGTGTTTCTGAGCGGCCCACACGGATGTGGCAAGACAGCAGCGGTCTACGGCGTCGCCAAAGAGCTTGGCTTTCGAGTGTTCGAAATCAGCTCTAGTGAACGTCGAAGTGGCAAAGACGTATTGGACAAGGTTGGTAACATGACTAAAAACCACCTTGTGAAGCATCACGGGACCGAGGGTGCTCTGTCTGACCATCTTGAAACTCAAGAATCCAAGCCCATGGACGAGGCATTTCAAAAGGACCTTGAGAGTGGTAGACAAGGCAAGATGAGTGCCTTCTTCAAGCCATCGACCAAAAACCCGCCCAAGCCCAAAGATCCGGAGCCCAAAAAGCTGCTACAGGAGAAAACTCTCAAGGCAGTGAAAGAAGCTTTGAAGCAACCACCGAAAGACCAACAGCAATCGCTGATCCTCATAGAAGAGGTCGACATCTTGTTCAAAGACGACAAAGAATTTTGGACAACAATCCTTGAACTGGTCGGATCGTCGAAGAGGCCATTTATCATGACTTGCAATGACGAGGACCTGGTGGCATGGCAGACTGTTCCTCACCATGCCTTCTTACGCTTTCGACCTGCACCTATAGACCTCGCCACCAACTACATGTTGCTACTTGCGGCAGCAGAGGGGCATCTCCTGACCAGAGGTGCCGTCAGCACACTATATGAGCATCACGACCGAGACCTGCGCAGAAGCATCACTGAGCTAGACTATTGGTGTCAGATGGGCGTAGGTGATCCGAAGGAAGGACTGAATTGGATCTACCAGCGATGGCCGCCAGGATCTGATGTGGACCACTTTGGCCGCAAACTTCGTGTCGTGAGCGACGGCACATATCAAAAGGGCATGGGTCTGACACCATGCCCTGATCCATCAGCCGAGGACGCGCTCTGGTGGGCTTGGGAGAACTTTGGAGTCGAACCCTCCCGGGCGCTCGGCTGGAAGGCATATTTGGACAACGATCAAAGGCTATCCATGGACGgtctgccatcttcgactgATCGAAAACAGAATCTTCGCAAGCTATCCTTCGCGGCTGCTACCGCTGACGTTCTGAGCGCAGCAGACGCATGCACATCTCTCGGGCTCATTCCAGGCTCAGCTTGCGTCGATCCGACGCAACCACATATGTCCGAGAAAGCGCGTGGCAACTATATCCTGGGCATGCCACTGATCCAAACTGACGAGGCGATCGACTACTCCAACATGAGCAAAGATCTTCTGGTAACGATGACTCTGTCCGCCTGGAAGACTTACGAAGTCAACCCCAGCGCAGTACAAAGTTCTCGCATCCTCAATAGCATTCCGGCCAAACGCGCCCAGGCAGCTCGGGAACAACCACTGAAGCGAGCAGACTTCACTTGCTTCGACCCAATCTCAGCGCCGGAAGAGGTTTCTCTGTCGAACCCGGACCTCAAGATTTCTGTCTTCGACGGCACACTGAGAAATATTGTTCTCGACCTCGCACCATACGTGAGATCTATCGTGCAGTACGACTTTGCGCTGGAAGAACAGAGGCAGAGATTAAGTCTGTTGGACACCTCTGGAGAAGGCGGTGGTGAGGGCCGAAGGACGAAACGAGCTAGAACCACGCGGGCCGCGCGGAGTGCTTTGGAAGGCAGCCAGAGGTCTTCAACGCGGAGAGATCGATGGTTCACTAATGATCTAGATGGGAGTGCTGTTTTGGCGACTGCTGGCAAAGACTGGCCAAGGTTGACATATGAGGGCGGCAGCACCGGCAGTGTAGCAGGGGGAGACGGCAAAGAGTCATCGGCGGCTTCGACAAATGAGGTGATCGATGGGCAAGAGGTGGTCATATCAGAACTGATGTGA
- a CDS encoding uncharacterized protein (antiSMASH:Cluster_6): MQAIQKLRIRQIQQQGQQQQNGQFNGQQQQTGQFNQGQQQNQGQQQGQQGQNNQQQGQQGQNNQQQNQQGQQGQQQNQQGQNGQQQGQQNNQGQQNNQQQGQQNNQQQGQQNNQQQGQQNNQQQGQQNNQQQQGQQNGQQQGQQGQRGQQGQQGQQNNQQQGQQGGQNSNNNDGGRNGDQRGDGDRNGQNQDNDGDRNGDRNGQNNNDGNRNGQDNNGDRDGDRDGNRDGQNNGDNRNDNDRNNNGDDRDQRGGNSQQQNSEGYDRQNGDGDASGIDGGAKTGIIAGGIVGAVVILAILAFIIWRRRRGASYADIVRFRKHSEDVVVEKGNNNGAVLPIYRKDRFSVRTEQPPAVLKEIPDAPSTAASDRGSVSEPTLWKSANPPIPSPLEEEKVSPLAQSNDASVWPFSDRSPTLVSDSPTSDAIHHRLPHRDRAQPPRFELRRSGSGLGLVPAPPKPDWSTSDDDERPKTADTLAAPYAPKAKRWSWINISQNSSIASRTSPVPFSKTRNLTNWATRQDKGTKHHQQLSQDIDEHDDLEEAVHSHAHGAGGTIHTATPAIMTKAPPLKNHAVKPILAPPPSAARRAASQKKKSFNRPHLEHHRRVGSLSMIFKPVASDSSKESSPRSPRSPVGPSHPPDMAHDAVKLRDLEGDKRKYSARQHFARGFGSYGRGQHERGISTVSESTATTAEDLPAPMAEHAVSPLMEDELRGRWR; this comes from the exons ATGCAAGCTATACAAAAACTCCGAATCCGGCAAATTCAACAGcaaggccagcagcagcagaacggaCAATTCaacggccagcagcagcagaccggGCAATTCAATCAGGGCCAACAGCAGAATCAAGGCCAGCAACAAGGCCAGCAAGGACAAAACAATCAGCAGCAGGGCCAACAAGGCCAGAACaatcagcagcagaatcAACAAGGCCAacaaggacagcagcagaaccaACAAGGCCAGAACGGCCAGCAGCAAGGTCAACAAAATAATCAAGGCCAGCAAAACAATCAACAGCAGGGCCAGCAGAATAATCAGCAGCAAGGTCAGCAGAACAATCAACAACAAGGCCAGCAGAACAATCAACAACAAGGCCAGCAAAAtaaccagcagcagcaaggccaACAAAATGGCCAGCAACAGGGCCAGCAGGGCCAACGAGGTCAACAAGGCCAACAAGGACAGCAGAACAATCAGCAACAAGGCCAACAAGGTGGACAGAATTCAAATAACAATGACGGCGGGAGGAATGGTGATCAGCGAGGTGATGGAGACAGGAATGGTCAGAACCAGGACAATGACGGCGACCGAAATGGCGACCGCAATGGCCAAAACAATAACGATGGGAACCGCAACGGACAAGACAATAACGGAGATCGAGACGGGGACCGAGATGGGAATCGTGATGGTCAGAATAACGGTGACAACCGAAACGACAACGACCGAAACAACAATGGAGATGACCGAGACCAGCGAGGTGGCAATTCCCAGCAGCAGAATTCTGAAGGGTACGATCGCCAGAATGGCGATGGAGATGCATCCGGAATTGATGGTGGTGCGAAAACTGGAATTATTGCCGGGGGAATAGTGG GTGCCGTCGTTATCCTTGCGATTCTCGCTTTTATCATATGGCGCAGAAGACGTGGAGCTTCCTACGCAGACATTGTGCGGTTCAGGAAGCACTCTGAggatgtcgtcgtcgagaaAGGTAACAATAATGGCGCGGTGCTTCCGATCTATCGCAAAGATCGGTTCTCCGTGAGGACTGAACAGCCGCCTGCGGTGCTCAAGGAAATACCTGATGCACCCTCCACTGCGGCATCGGATCGTGGATCCGTCTCTGAGCCTACATTGTGGAAGTCTGCGAACCCACCTATACCATCTCCactcgaagaggagaaagtTTCCCCATTGGCTCAGAGCAACGACGCATCTGTGTGGCCCTTCTCGGATCGTTCACCCACACTGGTGAGCGACTCACCTACTTCGGATGCTATACATCACAGACTTCCGCACCGAGATCGCGCTCAACCACCACGATTTGAGCTGCGTCGATCTGGATCTGGCCTCGGTCTTGTCCCTGCCCCTCCTAAACCAGACTGGTCTACcagtgacgatgacgaacGACCGAAAACAGCAGACACTCTCGCCGCGCCATATGCTCCAAAAGCCAAGCGCTGGTCCTGGATCAATATCTCCCAAAACTCAAGCATAGCATCCCGCACCAGTCCTGTCCCGTTCAGCAAGACTCGCAATCTCACCAACTGGGCTACACGTCAAGACAAAGGCACaaagcaccaccagcaacTCTCACAAGATATCGATGAACACGATgacctcgaagaagccgTCCACTCTCACGCCCACGGAGCAGGGGGAACAATCCACACCGCCACACCAGCCATCATGACCAAAGCCCCACCCCTCAAAAACCACGCAGTCAAACCCATCTTAGCCCCGCCACCTTCCGCCGCTCGACGAGCCGCTTCCCAGAAAAAGAAAAGTTTCAATCGCCCTCACCTCGAACACCACCGTCGCGTCGGAAGTTTATCTATGATTTTCAAACCCGTCGCCTCAGACTCTTCCAAAGAGTCTTCGCCGCGGAGTCCGAGATCACCTGTTGGACCTTCTCATCCACCGGATATGGCGCATGATGCGGTCAAGTTACGGGACTTGGAGGGTGATAAGCGGAAGTATTCTGCTCGTCAACACTTTGCAAGGGGGTTTGGAAGTTATGGTCGCGGCCAGCATGAGAGGGGCATCAGTACTGTCAGTGAAAGTACTGCGACGACTGCGGAGGATCTACCTGCGCCGATGGCCGAGCATGCGGTCTCACCGCTGATGGAGGATGAGCTGAgagggaggtggaggtga